AGAGACTCTCGGACTCTGAGATCCGCGAGTTGGCCACTGAGATCAGGCAGTTCCTGGTCGAGACAGTCTCGCGCACCGGGGGGCATCTTGCCCCCAATCTCGGTGTGGTCGAACTTACCATAGCCATCCATCTCGCCCTCGACATGCCGCGAGACAAGGTGGTCTGGGATGTGGGCCACCAGTCCTATGTTCATAAGCTCCTCACGGGAAGACGAGGAGCTTTTTTGTCTTTGCGGCAGGAAGGCGGCATCAGTGGGTTCCCGAGGCGTGAGGAAAGTGTGTACGATTCCTTCGGCACAGGGCATTCCAGCACGTCTATCTCTGCAGCCCTGGGTATGGCCCTTGCCCGTGACATCTCCGGCGACAGGGACTACGCGTGTGTGGCGGTTATCGGCGACGGTGCGCTTGCAGGCGGAATGGCCTTCGAGGCCATGAACGACGCAGGCCACATCGGGACGGATCTCATTGTCATTCTTAACGACAACGAGATGTCGATCTCACGAAGCGTGGGCGCGCTCGCCGGGTACCTGGGGAACCTTCGCACAGACCCCAGGGTCCAGAGGCTCAAGGGAGGGCTGGAGCACGTTCTAACCAGGGTTCCTCTGGTGGGGCAGCCCCTTGCGCGCCTCGCCGACAATGTCAAGAAGGGCGTAAAATCCCTGGTCGTGCCGGGAATGCTTTTCGAGGAACTGGGCTTCATGTATATCGGGCCCATCGATGGGCATAACATCCGCGCGGTCAAGCGCGCCATCGAACATGCAAAGCGAGTCGGTGGTCCTGTGCTCGTCCACGCCGTGACCAGAAAGGGTAAAGGCTATGCCCCGGCAGAGGCTGACCCGTCCCGGTTCCACGGGACCGCCCCATTCGATGTGCGAACGGGCAAGCCTGTCGGGGAGGATGTCAGGACTTTCACATCGTACTTCGGAGAGTTCATGGTTCGCGCGGCTGAGGTCAACCCCAAGGTGGTGGGGATCACCGCCGCGATGAAGGATGGGACGGGCCTGTCCGAGTTCGCACGGGTCTGTGCTGGCAGGTTCTTCGACGTGGGAATCGCCGAGCAGCATGCGGTCACACTCGCGGCCGGCCTGGCGAGCCAGGGGATGAGGCCTGTGGTGGCTGTCTACTCCACCTTTCTCCAGCGCGCCTACGATCAGGTCGTGCACGATGTCGCCCTCCAGCGTATCCCAGTGATGCTGGCGCTCGACCGGGCGGGCATCGTCGGGGAGGACGGTTACACCCACCAGGGATCTTTCGATGTGGCCCTGCTCAGGCACGTTCCGAACATGGTGCTCATGGCGCCCAAAGACGAGGCCGAGCTCATGAGGATGCTCCACACCGGTCTTGAACTGGATTCCCCTTGTGCGGTCAGGTATCCCCGTTCCGAGGCGAGGGGCGTGCCGGTGGCATTTCCCCTCGAACCCCTGGAAGTCGGGCGCGGTGAGGTCCTGCGCGAGGGCGGGGACTGCGCGATCTTCGCTCTCGGGCCCATGGTCTGGCCTGCACTTGAGGCGGCCAGGCTCCTTTCCGGGAGGGGAATTAGCTGCGCTGTGGTGAATGCCCGTTTCGTCAAGCCTCTCGACACCGACCTCTTGCTCAGGGTCGCTGAATCCACAGGGACGGTGTTGACGGTGGAAGACGCCTGCCTTCCGGGAGGGTTCGGTTCGGCAG
This region of Bacillota bacterium genomic DNA includes:
- the dxs gene encoding 1-deoxy-D-xylulose-5-phosphate synthase, encoding RLSDSEIRELATEIRQFLVETVSRTGGHLAPNLGVVELTIAIHLALDMPRDKVVWDVGHQSYVHKLLTGRRGAFLSLRQEGGISGFPRREESVYDSFGTGHSSTSISAALGMALARDISGDRDYACVAVIGDGALAGGMAFEAMNDAGHIGTDLIVILNDNEMSISRSVGALAGYLGNLRTDPRVQRLKGGLEHVLTRVPLVGQPLARLADNVKKGVKSLVVPGMLFEELGFMYIGPIDGHNIRAVKRAIEHAKRVGGPVLVHAVTRKGKGYAPAEADPSRFHGTAPFDVRTGKPVGEDVRTFTSYFGEFMVRAAEVNPKVVGITAAMKDGTGLSEFARVCAGRFFDVGIAEQHAVTLAAGLASQGMRPVVAVYSTFLQRAYDQVVHDVALQRIPVMLALDRAGIVGEDGYTHQGSFDVALLRHVPNMVLMAPKDEAELMRMLHTGLELDSPCAVRYPRSEARGVPVAFPLEPLEVGRGEVLREGGDCAIFALGPMVWPALEAARLLSGRGISCAVVNARFVKPLDTDLLLRVAESTGTVLTVEDACLPGGFGSAVLEALAEAGMSDVALSRLGIPDRFVEHGTRQEILSKIGLDARGIASAVQGMLASRSTGGGKYASQG